Proteins found in one bacterium genomic segment:
- a CDS encoding glycosyltransferase, with translation MLEAFWESLFVAVPLWVQLVSLAAAALGLGQLLFALAAIVLQRRGPGSGHSTVTSAYTPSCAVIIPTKGLPERAALHFGSALRQDYPDYEVYFVVEAESDPGAPFLRELIAGNPRAHLVVAGMSTACSQKNHNMLAGVKAAGEVEVLAFADNDVELPADWLRRLVAPLASEKVAVSSGFRWIEPERGDPAAQAHVLMNAAMYSYMSVLAAVQGNFVWGGSFALRRETYARLGVAPRWAETFSDDMALAEILFRSGERSVLVPGLMLHSDEAFRSLGQATGWFRRQVLCLKAHYYNIWRLAGLPVFLFTAGLYIFLPVALAGALLTGGSFWNWGGGAPLTFFALEGLTHLAYGCLGRVRHLWRFVLSAPLLLATLICGFLLTLGDWRMRWSGATYVFNRQGKVVRVERR, from the coding sequence ATGCTTGAGGCCTTTTGGGAGTCCCTTTTCGTCGCTGTTCCGCTCTGGGTGCAACTGGTGAGCCTGGCCGCGGCAGCGCTCGGGCTGGGCCAGCTTCTTTTCGCCCTGGCCGCCATTGTCCTGCAGCGCCGCGGCCCCGGGAGCGGCCATTCCACCGTCACCTCTGCCTACACTCCATCCTGCGCGGTCATTATCCCCACCAAGGGCTTGCCAGAGCGGGCGGCCCTGCATTTCGGCTCGGCCCTGCGCCAGGACTACCCGGACTATGAGGTCTATTTCGTGGTCGAGGCGGAGTCCGACCCCGGCGCGCCGTTCCTGCGCGAGCTGATCGCGGGCAACCCGCGGGCGCATCTGGTGGTTGCGGGCATGTCCACCGCGTGCAGCCAGAAAAACCACAACATGCTGGCCGGGGTGAAAGCCGCCGGTGAGGTGGAGGTGCTGGCTTTCGCCGACAACGATGTCGAACTGCCCGCCGACTGGCTGCGCCGTCTGGTGGCCCCCCTGGCGAGTGAGAAAGTTGCGGTCAGCTCGGGGTTCCGCTGGATCGAGCCCGAGCGCGGAGACCCTGCGGCCCAGGCCCACGTGCTGATGAACGCGGCCATGTACTCGTACATGTCGGTGCTGGCTGCGGTGCAGGGCAATTTTGTCTGGGGCGGCTCGTTCGCCCTGCGGCGCGAGACCTACGCGCGCCTGGGCGTGGCCCCGCGCTGGGCCGAGACTTTCTCCGATGACATGGCCCTGGCTGAGATACTTTTCCGCAGCGGCGAGCGCAGTGTGCTCGTGCCCGGCCTGATGCTGCACAGCGACGAGGCGTTCCGCAGCCTGGGCCAGGCCACCGGCTGGTTCCGGCGGCAGGTGCTCTGCCTCAAGGCGCATTACTACAACATCTGGCGTCTGGCCGGGTTACCGGTGTTCCTGTTCACCGCCGGGCTGTACATTTTTCTGCCCGTGGCCCTGGCCGGGGCGCTGTTGACCGGAGGGAGCTTTTGGAATTGGGGCGGGGGAGCGCCGCTGACCTTTTTCGCTCTGGAGGGGTTGACTCACCTGGCCTACGGCTGTCTGGGGCGGGTGCGCCACCTGTGGCGCTTCGTACTCAGCGCGCCGCTCCTTCTTGCCACCCTGATATGCGGGTTCCTTCTCACCCTGGGCGACTGGCGCATGCGCTGGTCCGGCGCGACCTATGTGTTCAACCGCCAGGGGAAAGTGGTACGGGTGGAACGGAGGTGA